A window of the Brassica napus cultivar Da-Ae chromosome C5, Da-Ae, whole genome shotgun sequence genome harbors these coding sequences:
- the LOC106401083 gene encoding U-box domain-containing protein 11-like, producing the protein MAGVNVSPASLLELIAEIAEIPINAGVFKKDCADLTRRVCLLTHLVEEIRDSKPIDSAAASSSENDWWSDLVVGLQAAKRLLSSATRFQARDSSDGAVKRISFQLQCITWKLEKALSNLPYDLYDISDEVGEQVELARSQLRRAMQRYGSLNSNKFLTGLSEPMERDAFSNVKIKAEEEKLEGISETVPFGEAKKQLRKSSSISLAFYLSKDADTDRLDKMVTKNTDESKKSDKLTIPVDFLCPVSLELMKDPVIVATGQTYERAYIQRWIDCGNLTCPKTQQKLENFTLTPNYVLRSLISRWCTEHNIEQPAGYINGRSRNRGDMSVIKALVHKLSSRSVEERRNAVSEIRCLSKRSTDNRILIAEAGAIPVLVNLLTSEDVATQENAITCVLNLSIYDNNKELIMFAGAVTSIVQVLRAGTMEARENAAATLFSLSLADENKIIIGGSGAIPALVDLLENGTPRGKKDAATALFNLCIYQGNKGRAVRAGIVPALVKMLSDSSSHRMVDEALTILSVLASNLDAKAAIVKANTLPALIGILQTGQARNRENAAAILLSLCKRDTEKLVSIGRLGAVVPLMDLSNNGTERGKRKATSLLELLRKACQ; encoded by the exons ATGGCCGGAGTAAACGTCTCACCCGCCTCTCTGCTCGAGCTTATAGCCGAGATTGCTGAGATTCCAATCAACGCCGGCGTGTTCAAGAAGGATTGCGCGGATCTCACTCGGCGAGTCTGTCTCTTGACGCATTTGGTAGAAGAGATCAGAGACTCCAAGCCGATCGATTCCGCCGCTGCTTCTTCGTCGGAGAATGACTGGTGGTCTGATCTTGTCGTGGGGCTTCAAGCCGCGAAGCGTCTTCTCTCCTCCGCCACTCGATTCCAAGCTCGAGACTCCTCT GATGGTGCTGTGAAGAGAATCTCATTCCAGCTCCAATGCATTACATGGAAGCTGGAGAAAGCGTTAAGCAATCTACCTTACGACCTATATGACATCTCTGACGAAGTTGGAGAACAG GTGGAGCTAGCGAGATCGCAGCTGAGAAGAGCTATGCAGAGATATGGTTCATTGAACTCTAACAAGTTCTTGACTGGCTTATCTGAGCCCATGGAGAGAGATGCGTTTAGCAATGTAAAGATCAAAGCTGAGGAAGAAAAGCTTGAGGGTATTTCGGAAACAGTTCCTTTTGGTGAGGCGAAGAAGCAGCTGAGGAAAAGCTCTTCCATTTCTTTGGCGTTTTACTTGTCCAAAGATGCTGATACGGATAGGTTAGACAAAATGgtcaccaagaacactgatgaGTCGAAGAAGTCTGATAAACTCACGATTCCGGTTGATTTTCTGTGTCCTGTGTCTCTGGAACTGATGAAGGATCCTGTTATTGTCGCCACAGGACAG ACTTACGAGAGGGCGTACATACAGAGATGGATCGACTGTGGGAACTTAACATGTCCAAAGACTCAGCAGAAACTCGAGAACTTTACGCTTACTCCAAACTACGTTCTCAGAAGCTTGATCTCTCGCTGGTGCACTGAACACAACATTGAGCAACCCGCAGGTTACATCAACGGCAGGTCAAGAAACAGAGGAGACATGTCAGTGATCAAGGCATTGGTTCACAAACTCTCGAGCCGGTCAGTAGAGGAACGCAGGAACGCTGTTTCTGAAATCAGGTGTCTGTCCAAGAGAAGCACAGACAATCGCATTCTGATCGCTGAAGCAGGAGCAATCCCTGTTTTGGTGAACCTTTTAACCTCAGAAGACGTCGCCACGCAGGAGAACGCAATCACTTGCGTTCTCAACCTCTCTATCTATGACAACAACAAGGAGCTGATAATGTTTGCTGGTGCAGTTACTTCAATAGTTCAAGTCCTTAGAGCCGGAACCATGGAAGCTAGAGAAAATGCTGCAGCTACACTCTTTAGCCTTTCGTTAGCCGATGAGAACAAGATCATAATAGGCGGATCCGGTGCGATACCTGCCTTGGTTGATCTGCTTGAGAACGGGACTCCTAGAGGGAAGAAAGACGCAGCGACCGCATTGTTCAACCTCTGCATTTATCAGGGAAACAAAGGCAGAGCGGTAAGAGCCGGTATAGTGCCTGCATTGGTTAAAATGCTAAGTGACTCGAGCAGCCACAGGATGGTTGATGAAGCTCTGACTATACTCTCGGTCCTTGCAAGTAACCTAGACGCTAAAGCAGCGATTGTAAAAGCGAATACTTTGCCTGCATTGATAGGTATTCTCCAGACGGGTCAAGCTAGAAACAGAGAGAACGCAGCGGCGATATTGCTTTCGCTGTGTAAGAGAGACACTGAGAAGCTGGTGTCGATAGGTAGACTCGGTGCAGTTGTGCCATTGATGGATCTATCGAACAACGGAACAGAGAGAGGCAAGAGGAAAGCTACGTCATTGTTAGAGCTTCTTCGTAAAGCTTGCCAATAA
- the LOC106401085 gene encoding glyceraldehyde-3-phosphate dehydrogenase, testis-specific-like, with the protein MPGRYHRRGSDESVIIFTVMITLLTCPVIINASSSSESVNTRKLDEVDPIKCSPSCVQNPPPPSPPPPSPPPPACPPPPALPPPPKKVSPNCPPPPPANFLYITGPPGNLYPVDEQFGAAAGKSSTVVKLSGLIGFGLMGLLVL; encoded by the coding sequence ATGCCGGGACGTTATCACCGCCGGGGATCCGACGAGTCAGTCATCATCTTCACGGTGATGATCACGTTGCTAACGTGCCCAGTAATCATCAacgcttcatcatcatcagagtcaGTCAACACGAGGAAGCTCGACGAGGTAGATCCCATAAAGTGCTCTCCAAGCTGCGTCCAAAACCCTCCTCCGccatctcctccaccaccatctCCACCGCCTCCGGCATGTCCTCCTCCGCCGGCTCTCCCTCCACCGCCGAAGAAAGTCTCACCCAACTGTCCACCGCCTCCCCCGGCTAATTTCTTGTACATAACGGGTCCGCCGGGAAATCTCTACCCCGTTGATGAGCAATTCGGAGCGGCCGCCGGAAAAAGTTCTACGGTGGTGAAGCTCTCCGGTCTAATCGGGTTTGGGCTTATGGGGTTGTTGGTTCTTTGA
- the LOC106401442 gene encoding nematocyst expressed protein 4, protein MCLPFQFNRTIRSSRKVKKNMNTNDHGLTLLRLVFIFSLLYFPYLAISETPCPYPCYPPPMGGGSSTTQPPPYPPPAFNYPYPAGNLPNYPSPPYIGGGGSGSFYGPPPPDAILPYFPYYFRKPPHQTDQTSSSPLVAVSGKLTVGIIAMGNLVVVGVLCNIW, encoded by the coding sequence ATGTGCTTACCATTTCAATTTAATAGAACCATTCGTTCATCAAGAAAGGTAAAGAAAAACATGAACACAAACGATCATGGCCTTACCCTCTTGAGATTAGTCTTCATATTTTCTCTTCTTTACTTCCCTTACTTAGCCATATCTGAAACGCCGTGCCCGTATCCGTGTTATCCGCCGCCCATGGGCGGTGGCTCCTCCACGACTCAACCACCACCATATCCTCCTCCAGCCTTTAACTATCCTTATCCAGCTGGAAATTTACCAAATTACCCTTCGCCACCATACATCGGGGGAGGCGGTAGTGGCAGCTTCTATGGTCCTCCACCGCCGGATGCTATCTTGCCTTACTTCCCCTACTACTTTAGAAAACCTCCTCACCAGACGGATCAAACATCCTCGTCTCCACTTGTGGCTGTTTCAGGAAAATTGACGGTGGGGATCATAGCCATGGGAAATCTTGTGGTAGTTGGAGTTCTCTGTAATATTTGGTAA
- the LOC106401441 gene encoding probable sulfate transporter 3.3, with amino-acid sequence MEVHKVVAPPRRSTAAKLKTRLKETFFPDDPLRQFRGQPNRTKLIRAAQYIFPILQWCPEYSFRLLKSDAVSGLTIASLAIPQGISYAKLANLPPIVGLYSSFVPPLVYAVLGSSRDLAVGPVSIASLILGSMLRQQVSPVDNSLLFLQLAFTSTFFAGLFQASLGILRLGFIIDFLSKATLIGFMAGAAIIVSLQQLKALLGITHFTKQMSVIPVLSSVFHHTNEWSWQTIVMGVCFLLFLLATRHLSMKKPKLFWVSAGAPLLSVIVSTLIVFVSRADRHGISVIGKLQEGLNPPSWDMLQFHGSHLGLVAKTGLITGIVSLTEGIAVGRTFAAVKNYHVDGNKEMIAIGLMNVVGSATSCYVTTGAFSRSAVNNNAGCKTAVSNIVMSVTVMVTLLFLMPLFEYTPNVVLGAIIVTAVIGLIDLPAARHIWRIDKFDFLVMLCAFFGVVFLSVQNGLAIAVGLSLFKLLMQVTRPKTVVMGNIPGTDVYRNLHHYKEAQRIPGFLVLSIESPVNFANSNYLTERTSRWIEECEEEEAQEKHSSLRFLILEMSAVNGVDTNGVSFFKELKKTTAKKSIELVFVNPLSEVMEKLQRADEEEEFMRPEFLFLTVSEAVASLSLKGGPYLNNV; translated from the exons ATGGAGGTGCACAAGGTGGTTGCTCCACCGCGTAGGAGTACGGCGGCAAAGCTGAAGACAAGACTGAAGGAGACGTTTTTCCCTGACGATCCTCTAAGACAGTTCAGAGGACAACCGAACCGTACCAAACTCATACGAGCCGCTCAATACATTTTCCCAATCCTCCAATGGTGTCCTGAGTACAGCTTCAGACTCCTCAAATCTGACGCCGTTTCAGGTCTCACCATCGCCAGTTTAGCTATTCCTCAG GGGATAAGTTACGCGAAGCTAGCGAATTTGCCTCCAATCGTGGGTCTAT ACTCAAGCTTTGTGCCACCGTTGGTTTATGCGGTGTTGGGAAGCTCAAGAGATCTTGCGGTGGGACCAGTCTCCATAGCGTCGTTGATCTTAGGGTCCATGCTAAGGCAACAAGTATCTCCCGTAGAcaattctcttctctttttacAGCTCGCTTTCACTTCTACCTTCTTTGCTGGTCTCTTTCAAGCCTCTCTTGGAATCCTCAG GCTGGGATTTATAATAGACTTTCTATCAAAAGCAACACTAATAGGCTTTATGGCGGGCGCAGCCATAATAGTATCATTGCAACAGCTTAAGGCTCTGCTTGGGATCACTCATTTCACTAAGCAAATGAGTGTAATCCCTGTTCTCTCCTCTGTTTTCCACCACACCAACGAG TGGTCATGGCAAACGATTGTGATGGGAGTCTGCTTCTTGCTGTTCTTGCTCGCCACACGTCACCTC AGCATGAAGAAGCCGAAGCTGTTCTGGGTCTCAGCTGGAGCTCCGCTACTCTCAGTTATCGTCTCTACGCTTATCGTCTTTGTTTCAAGAGCCGATCGTCATGGCATTAGCGTC ATCGGAAAACTACAAGAAGGTTTGAATCCGCCGTCTTGGGACATGCTTCAGTTTCACGGAAGCCATCTCGGACTCGTTGCCAAAACAGGACTCATCACCGGAATCGTCTCCCTCACC GAAGGCATCGCAGTAGGACGAACATTCGCAGCGGTAAAAAACTACCACGTAGACGGTAACAAAGAGATGATCGCCATAGGTCTAATGAACGTTGTCGGCTCCGCCACTTCTTGCTACGTCACAACCGGAGCTTTCTCTAGATCAGCCGTTAACAACAACGCCGGATGTAAAACCGCGGTTTCAAACATCGTGATGTCTGTCACCGTTATGGTCACCCTCCTATTCCTAATGCCTCTTTTCGAATACACTCCCAACGTGGTCCTTGGTGCTATCATTGTGACCGCGGTCATAGGTCTCATAGACCTTCCCGCGGCTCGTCATATATGGAGGATTGATAAGTTTGATTTCTTGGTGATGTTATGTGCGTTCTTTGGTGTCGTTTTCTTGTCGGTCCAGAACGGTTTGGCTATAGCGGTGGGACTATCGTTGTTCAAGTTATTGATGCAAGTGACGAGGCCCAAGACGGTTGTTATGGGGAATATTCCGGGGACCGATGTGTACCGGAATCTTCATCATTACAAAGAAGCACAGAGGATCCCAGGGTTCCTTGTCCTAAGCATCGAATCTCCTGTCAATTTTGCCAATTCTAATTACCTCACCGAAAG aacatctcgTTGGATAGAAGAATGCGAAGAAGAGGAAGCTCAGGAGAAGCATTCCAGCCTTCGGTTCTTGATTCTTGAAATGTCAG cTGTGAATGGGGTGGACACAAACGGAGTCTCGTTCTTTAAGGAATTAAAGAAAACCACAGCAAAGAAGAGCATCGAG CTTGTGTTTGTGAACCCATTAAGTGAAGTGATGGAGAAGCTACAAAGAgctgacgaagaagaagagttcATGAGGCCTGAGTTTCTCTTCTTGACTGTTTCTGAGGCCGTTGCGTCGCTCTCTCTTAAAGGAGGCCCATATCTCAATAACGTTTGA